The genomic DNA AACCATTCATTCACATTGCCGCCAAAGCGCGGTCGGTCGGAGGAAACATCGGCCAGTTTGCTTTCGGCACCGACAGCATGCGGAATGCCGTACCGCTTGGATGTGTTCGCATCGCTGCTGGCCAGCGTCGGCGCAATCTCCTCGTACTGGTGGCCGTCACTGTCACCCTTGCACTTATGGTGGTTTACCTCGTGTACGACGTTAATCTGACACTTACACCAAAGAGAAACTTCCTGGCGCAGGCTAGCagtgacgatgatgattcGGAACTGGTCCGAACGTCCAGTGCGGCTGTGGTAAATCATGGGTTCGCTTTTGTCTACACATCCATCGGGCTGGATCCGAGACTTCCTACTCCGCCGGGTGATATGGGCCAACCGGTGATGGTGAACTTGACCAGTGAGCAGATCGATGCGCTTACACAGGAAGGCATTCAAACTCAAGGCTTCAATCAATACTTTTCCGACCTGATGTCCGTGAGACGCAGGTTGCCCGAGATTCGCGATCCTTGGTGTGCCGAACCGGGACGCTTTCTGGACAACCTGCCAAAAACttcgatcgtgatcgtgttCTTCAATGAAGCGTGGTCAGTGGTTTTACGCACGGTACATTCGGTGCTGGACCGATCTCCGCCTTATTTGGTGCAGGAGATCGTGTTGGTAGACGATTGCTCTACGTTAGGTAAGTGTGAAGGATGTAGTTGACCGCCGAAAGTGCCTGTATCATCTCTCTTACCGTCTGCAGCTAACCTCAAAACTCAACTAGAAGAGTACTTTCATCGATATGCAAAAGTACGCGTCATTCGGGCACCGGCCCGGTTGGGGTTGATTCGTGCCAGAATATTCGGAGCCAAACACACAACCTCCGATGTGATTACCTTTCTTGATGCGCACGTAGAGTGCACTGTCGGTAGGTTTGCTCTACGACTAACCACCATCAAATGCCTATCCTTTGCACGAATAACTACATCTACTTTCAGGTTGGCTGGAGGCACTGCttgatgttgttgctcgtAACTCCACGACGATTGCCATTCCAACGATTGATTGGATTGACGAGAAAAGTATGGCACTGGTAGCGAACAAATCAATTTCCTACATCGGTGCATACGATTGGGACCTTAACTTTGGCTGGTGGCATCGCTCGACTATGAAGAAGAAGTACAAGAACATGCTAGAACCGTTCGATACACCCGCCATGGCGGGCGGGCTGTTTTCTATCAATAGAGCGTTCTTCGAACGGCTCGGTTGGTATGACGAAGGATTCGATATCTATGGCATCGAGAACATCGAGCTGTCGATGAAGAGTTGGATGTGCGGTGGAAAGATGGTGACGGTTCCCTGCTCCCGAGTGGCGCACATTCAGAAGGTTGGTCATCCGTATCTGCACAACGAAAAGAAGGATGTGGTACGCGCGAACTCGATCCGCCTGGCCGAAGTGTGGATGGACGAGTACAAGCAGATCATATTCGATATCCATGGGATTCCACACTACCTGGAGGAGGAATTCGGTCCCATCGAGGATCGAAAAGCTGTACGAAAACAGGCCGATTGTAAGGACTTCCGTTACTACATTAAGCATGGCTTTCCAGAGATGAAGAATCCCTACATCACGGGAGCTTTCCGTGGGGAAATTCACAGTGATCTGCTAGGCAACGGTACCTGTCTCGAATATCGTCCGGATGACAATTTTCTCGGAATGGCACCATGTGACGGGAAGCAGCGAACGCAGTACTGGGCACACAACTACTACCAGGAGATCAATAGCTACCGCCACTGCCTAGACTTTACCGGTACCAGTCTTGCCCTGTTTGGTTGTCATCGAGCACGTGGCAATCAAGCATGGCGTGTGCAGACGGACGCGAAACAACTGCAGAGCATCAAGCACGACCGCTGCCTCGCCgtaaacacactcacaaacgTTACGCTTACGATGCAAGAGTGTGATCCACAGAATGTCGCCCAAAAGTGGACGGTAACCTTCATCGAGTTGGATGTATCACCGTTTAGCTGAGCTAATCTCAATCGTCGTTTGCTCTGTACATGACTCTACAATCTAACCATTATACGTGTAATCGATAGCTTCCGTCTTATCTGGACCGCGGTACGATAAAGGCCCCGTCTATGTAAAGCTTCACGGTGCCAGATTAGGCGAGCTAAAGCGTTATCCAAACACGGTATACCCTGTTATCTGTCCTCTCTTTTTACCATACGTAATAATCCTCATCACCAACAATCTATCAAGAAGATGGTTCAGAAATGACGCAAAAAGAGTGACCGAACAGTATGTACAGTagaatttattttaacaaaACTTGAATCAAGCTTTTCAATGGCTCAAGTGTATCGACTCGTTTGTGAATGGTGATGTCAGTGTTTCGTTCAATTGTTAACCGAGCGCAGCGATAAGGATGAGTGTTAAATtctgtaatattttttaacaaacgacaataaaaaaaacgatggaaTTTTTTGTAACGCCGCGCTGCGGTATGTAAAACGATACCAACCTTCAGCAATGTCGCTAATGCACACGATAAGGTCGATTGCGTCTGCACTGTTAACGTTTTGCTGTCGTCGGAATACATTTTTTGCTTCGCTCAACGACAGGATGTGTCACTCATTAAGAACCTTTTGCAACATCTGTCTGCAAATTGCAATTCCACCATAAAAACCTATTCAGTAGCATCGAATTGCATCAATCTCACCGCAGTTCGTTATCGCAGACAAATACACTAGATAACACACAAGTGCTTTGCAAATATTCGCACAACGTCCTGTGCGGCACGCTTTATCATTGCAGAAAGCAACGTTAAATATCGAAATCTGACAGCTGTCGTTTGATGTTAGATGCGAATGTGATAAGAACGTCAAACGTTGGCACCATCATTTCAAGGTGTGGGGCCGATTGTTTCACTATTTCTATCAGATGGCGCTTAAAAAGCAATTAATTAATTGCCATCTACATTCTTCGAGTCTTCATTGGGGGGGATATTATAACAAACCAAACCACACGAAGGTAGTAGAGGATAGTTCCACTTGGTTAGTTGTAAAGTTAAGTACACTAAATTAGCTCAGTTGTACACTTAGTATGATCCAGAAAAGCTGAAGAATATGAAATGAAATATAGGAGAACTtacaacaaaacaatattCTTTAGCTATTTCTTTACAAGTTACCTCTTGTAAAGAACACGGTGGAGTAATGCGATTGGTTTTCTATTCAAGGCACAATGCAAAGTGCTGCACAATGCATACATGCATGCATAATGTAAGACGCCGAAGCGAATTCCAGCTCCCATGTTAACAATCAGACCTTCTGTGCGTCACTCGTCATAGACCTGTGGGTACATTATCGTTAAAACGTGCAATGTCTTGAAAGAATGTAGCTGTGTGCGTTATTTGACTCGATTTTCGAACAACGCTTCGCTGTGTTTAcgaaaattattttccattttgacCATTTTAGTTGTTTGCTCCGTCACACTGTGCTGGTGCCAGTGTTTAAGTGTGCTGAACGTTATCGTAGGCTCACACTGTTACTTCgcaacaattttcgaatttttTCACAGTTCAGTATCCGACCAACCGTCATCAGAGTACGACAACGGCTCTGACACTGTCCGACGCTAGCTACCACCATGCGTAACAATTGTCGGAAGAATTTTGTGCTGGTAGTGAGCGTTTTCATACTGCTAGCGTATGTGTTCCTAACCTTATTCTACGACGGTGGTCGCGGACGTTTCGACAATGTGTTAAAGCGAATTGCGCTTGTCCAACAGCGAAACATGTCCAACAGAATTTATCCGAAAGAAGAAATACTCTCAACAACTTCTCCATCCACACCCAGTACAACGCTGTTCAAGTACGTCTATACAACGCTTGGACTCGACGCTAGATATCCAGTGCCTCCGGGTGATCTAGGAAATTCGGTGGAGGTCGACCATAACGACACCGACGTATCGAAACTGGTAGCAGATGGATTGATCGATCAAGGACTCAACCAATTCTCTTCGGATCTGATGTCCCTGCGAAGACGGTTGCCCGAATATCGAGACCCGTGGTGCCGTGAACCTGGACGATACCGATCCGATTTACCACCAACgtcgatcgtgatcgtgttCTACAACGAAGCGTGGTCAGTGTTGGTGCGTACGGTGCACTCCATTCTCGATCGATCACCTGCTCGGCTAGTGCACGAGATAGTACTCGTGGATGATTTCAGCAATTTGCGTAAGTGTGACCTTGTGACCGATCTTCATGATCTATTCAGAACCGTTCAAGTTTTGGTAACTTGTAGCTCATCTGAAAACACAGCTAGAGGAATACTTTGCTAGCTACCCGAAGATCCGCATCGTTCGAGCTCCAGAACGGCTAGGATTAATCCGGGCACGAATGCTTGGTGGGAAGAGCACAAAGACGGATGTTATTACGTTCCTTGATGCACACGTTGAGGTTACTGTAGGTGAGTTTAAAAATGCTTGTATAACATTATCCGATTAGCATCTTATCATCTCTACACTACTCAAACCACTCAGGATGGCTAGAAGCGCTAATACAGCCAGTCGCCGAGAATTGGACCACGATCACTCTCCCGACAATCGATTGGATCGACGAGAACACAATGAAATACCGCGACGATAAGGCACCGACCTTCGTAGGTGCATACGACTGGGACCTTAACTTTGGTTGGTGGAGTCGATGGTCGTTAAAAAAGCAGTACGAAAACAAGATGGTGCCGTTCGATACACCCGCCATGGCTGGCGGGCTGTTTACAATCGCCAGGAAGTTCTTCGATCGAATCGGTTGGTATGATGAGGGATTCGATATCTACGGCATCGAAAACATCGAGCTGTCAGTGAAGAGTTGGATGTGTGGTGGAAAGTTGGTGACGGTTCCCTGCTCACGGGTAGGACACATTCAGAAGACGAGTCATCCGTACCTTGCCAAACAACCGAAGGACGTTGTGCGTGCGAACTCGATCCGCCTGGCCGAAGTGTGGATGGACGAGTACAAGCATATCATTTTCGATATCTACGGCATTCCAAAGTACGCTGAGGAGGAGTTTGGCTCGGTGGCAACACGCAAAGCCATCAGACAGAGTGCTAACTGCCAGTCGTTCCGATACTACCTGACGAACGTTTTCCCCGAAATGCACAACCCGCTGGTTGCGGGTGCGTTTCGTGGGGAGGTTCACAATGCGGCGTTGGGCAATGGCAGTTGTTTGACGTATCGGCACCGTGATAATTTCATTGGCATGGCACCTTGTGATCACCTGGAGAAGGATCAATTTTGGACGCACAACTACTATCAGGAGCTGAACAGTTACAGAAATTGCATCGATGCCGTTTCGAATGTAGTGGAAGTGTACATGTGCCACAGGCTGCGAGGCAACCAGGCATGGAATTTCTTGGTGGAAAGCCGTCAGATAGAGAGTGCAGAGCACAAGCTCTGTCTAGCATTGAATTTGAAGACAAACACGACCCTTGTTCTGGAGAAATGTGATACAACGAAGCTGAACCAACAGTGGGACGTTTCATTCATCGACTTGGACGTTTCAATGCTGGAGGAACAttaatcaagaaaaaaaaactcaagtTTACAGTAGCCGTGAGATTAATGTATCGAACACAATCGTGTTAATATACTTGGCGCTAAAAGGTCCCGACCTAAATCATTCCTTTTCATCTCACAAAGACGTCATTATTTTACTCGAAATACATCTGACCTCATAATAAACGCGTTCAACGCATGCGGACAGCGCATGATGCTGCATTTAGACGCGGGAACGTTCTGCTAACATCAACTTCGACTATGACTTTCCTAGCCTGCGCAAGATGGCACCTTATAACAGTGATCGTGCTAGTGGTAATGTTGGGAGTTAATTTGATATACTACCGAAGCAACGATGAATTAAAAAAGCACATCAGTGTCTGGAAGTTTAATAAAACCGGCAATACTCAAGAGCCGCAAAGGACACCATCTCATCTGCCAGGACATCAAGGAATCGCAGTGCAATGGGATTCTTCAGACAAAGAAATTGTCACCTTTGTGCAAGAAAGCATAAAACAGTATGGCTTCAATGAGTATGCATCGACCCTCGTATCAAGCAGGCGATCCTTACCAGACCTAAGACATCCTGACTGTATCACCAGCCAGCGAAAGAACCTAACGCTACCGAGGACATCGATCGTAATCGTGTTCTACAACGAACCGTGGAGTGTTCTTTTGAGAACAGTTCATTCTGTGCTCGACAACTCTCCGACGAATCTCATCGATGAGGTGCTACTGGTTGACGATTATTCCTATCTGCGTAAGTTGactttttcctggaaaagttACTCAAGTAATTTATCTTCTCAATTTCTTAAGCATTCTTGAAGACTCAACTGGAAGAATATTTTAGGAGCTACGACAAGGTCCGTATACTACGTGCGCCTGAACGGCTGGGACTGATACGGGCAAGAATATTTGGTAGCAAGAACACAACCTCACCGGTACTCACCTTTCTGGATGCACACGTTGAATGTACGAAGGGTGAGTCACAGACTCCTTTTTGAATAAACTTTAAATCACTCTTAAAGCATTCTTTTGTTTCAAGGATGGTTGGAACCTTTGCTAGAGCAAATTTCGGAGAACGATCAGACAATCCCTGTCCCACTGATAGACCGTATCGATGACACCGATATGCATCTAATTACGAACGTGTCTTCTGATCTGTTTGGAGCGTTCGAATGGGATCTCAACTTTGGTTGGTGGCATCGGTCCTTATTTTCACATCGAAGTACTCATCGGCCCAGCGACCCCTTCGAAGCACCAGCAATGGCGGGAGGACTCTTTGCAATCGCTAGACACTTCTTCCAACGTCTCGGATGGTACGACGACCAGTTCCGGGTGTATGGAATGGAGAATGCCGAACTATCTATTAAATGCTGGATGTGTGGAGGAAGAATTCTGACCGTGCCTTGCTCTCATGTTGCGCACATTCGCAAGAGTGCCCATCCGTTCATAGACGATGGGCATCAGAATGTGACTTTCGTGAACTCTATTCGCGTGGCAGAAGTTTGGATGGATGAGTACAAGCAGGTGGTGTTTGACGTGAATGGCATTCCGGGCTATAGAGAAAGTTTGTTTGGATCGATCACCGATCGAAAGACTTTCCGTGCAGCAGCTGGTTGCAAATCGTTCCAGTACTATCTGCAGCGAGCCTACCCTGAAATGCCTTCCCCAAACGTCGAGGGACAATTTCGGGGTGAGGTGCACAGTGCTGCTCAAGGGAATGGGATGTGTTTGACAGTGGGAGCTTCTGCATCACCCAGACTTCACATGGCACCATGTGATAAGCGCAACCAAACACAGTATTGGACGCATAATTTCTACCGAGAAATCAACAGTTACAAGCGTTGTGTCGATGTAGGCACCTCGGGAACAGTACCAACTCTAGCTGTCTGCCATCGAATGCGTGGAGCACAATCCTGGAGCTACGATACGGTAAGCCTCCAGATTAAAAGTCTCGTGCGAGAAGTGTGTCTAGCTGTCGATGCCACAGCGAATAGCGATATTGTGACGCTAGAACCATGTGATGGTCGCAAGCAGACACAGCAGTGGAACGTCACATTAGTGAAGTACAATTTTTGGAAGCCCCTTCAATAAACCGGATACAAACTGCAAACACGCATGCCTCACAAAGCGAGCTCATTGTTCCTTCACACTCAATTCGTAGAACTTCACTTGTAAAAGAACAGTGTTGACTAGCTTCTCGAGTGTGTAAGCGTCGCACAACATGTGCTTCCGTGTGGTCATACCACATCaaactgtttttcttttgtgtatCACGGTTGTATTCCTAATAAACATCGTCTTCTATCTGTACAAAGATGAGACACCGTACGATCAAAACCACTCCACAACATCCGGAACGCTTTCGATGCCGTCGCGTGTTTCGTTCCAAACGTCAACTCCTCCTGGCGATATGGGATTACCTGTACAGTACAACAAAACTGATCCTATGATCGTGGCACAGATAAAGCGATCCATGGTTCAACAAGGTCTCAATGAATATGCTTCGGATCTGGTGTCTGTGAGGCGTCGATTGCCTGATCTGCGAGATCCTTGGTGTTTTAGTGGGAGCAATCGATTACCGTCGGCGAGCCTGCCTGCCACATCCGTCGTGATAGTGTTCTACAACGAGGTATGGTCAGTGTTGGTTCGTACAGTGCACTCTGTGTTAGACCGGTCACCACCGCATTTGCTTAAAGAAGTTATTCTAGTAGATGATTGCTCCAACTTTCGTAAGTAATGCGAGTAGGTTGTGCTTGATAATAAATAAGAATGTATTCTGTTTTCAGCCTTCCTGAAGACTCAGCTCGAAGAGTACTTCGAACCGTACCCGGTTGTAAAATTTATTCGAGCCACAGAGCGTCTCGGATTGATACGCGCTCGGATGGCTGGAGCCAAGCGTGCTTCTTCGGACATCGTGACCTTCCTGGATGCGCATGTAGAGTGTACAGAAGGTAAAGTGAAACTCACATCTGCATGATTCTCCCTACTCAACCTCAACCAATCGTTCAGGTTGGCTTGAGCCCCTTCTTGAGGTGGTCACCCGCAACTCTACACATATCGCCCTGCCAACGATCGATCGCATCAACGAGGAAGATATGAGCCTTCGGACAAACATTTCACTACTACTGGCCGGTGCCTTCGAGTGGGATCTTAACTTTGGATGGTGTGAAAGGAAGCAACTACACCGGCAGTATGCTCACCCATTCGAACCGTTCGACACACCAGCGATGGCGGGAGGACTGTTCACCATCAATAGGACGTTCTTCGAGCGGATCGGTTGGTACGATGAGGCTTACATCATATACGGAATGGAAAACATCGAGCTTTCGATCAAGAGTTGGATGTGCGGAGGAAAATTAGTCACTGTGCCGTGTTCACGTGTGGGGCATGTGCAGAAGCACGCTCATCCGTACCTTTTCGATGTGAAGAAAGATTTGGCGTTCCACAATTCAGCCCGGTTGGCTGAAGTATGGATGGATGAGTACAAACAGGTCGTATTTGACGTGAACGGGTTTCCTCGGTATTCGGAAAAACTATTCGGTTCGGTCGAGAAAAGGAAACGGGCACGGGAACGGGCCAAATGTAAACCATTCACTTACTACCTTCGACATGCGTTCCCAGAGCTCCATAAGCCTTCAATTAATGGACAGTTTCGTGGAGAAGTACGAAATATGGCGTTAGGTGATAAATCTTGTCTAACGGTGAACAAAGCTGGATCAAGACCGTACATGCGTCCTTGCGACGGGCTTGAAAAGAATCAATACTGGAGTCATAGCTACTACCGGGACATCAACTCCTACAAAGCATGTCTAGATTTCGATGGAGTGTCTCTCACTACTGCTATTTGCCACCGACATAAAGGCAATCAGGCCTGGATGTACGTgagtgaaacgaaacaaatatGGAGCATGGCTCACAACAGATGCCTGTCAGCCAGTGAAATGGCTAGCTCGAAGGTAACTTTGGAAAAATGTGATGCTTCGATAGATTACCAGCGATGGTTAGTTAACATTGTGACTTATGATTTCTTAGTATAGCTGAACACGATAAAACTGTCTGTCATCGCCTAAGAAGAAACGTTCTTGTTCTTCACCAAAATTACACTGATGACTCTTACCCAGCTAAAGCAAACATAAACCAAGGTAAATTACCGCACAGTTTCGCTTCTATCCGAAATTGGATGAAGCAGAAGCTTAGTGTCAAAGAAACCCATTGTTCTTCGATAATATGCTAGCAGAAAAGGCTCTATTCATT from Anopheles stephensi strain Indian chromosome 2, UCI_ANSTEP_V1.0, whole genome shotgun sequence includes the following:
- the LOC118506187 gene encoding putative polypeptide N-acetylgalactosaminyltransferase 9: MCFRVVIPHQTVFLLCITVVFLINIVFYLYKDETPYDQNHSTTSGTLSMPSRVSFQTSTPPGDMGLPVQYNKTDPMIVAQIKRSMVQQGLNEYASDLVSVRRRLPDLRDPWCFSGSNRLPSASLPATSVVIVFYNEVWSVLVRTVHSVLDRSPPHLLKEVILVDDCSNFPFLKTQLEEYFEPYPVVKFIRATERLGLIRARMAGAKRASSDIVTFLDAHVECTEGWLEPLLEVVTRNSTHIALPTIDRINEEDMSLRTNISLLLAGAFEWDLNFGWCERKQLHRQYAHPFEPFDTPAMAGGLFTINRTFFERIGWYDEAYIIYGMENIELSIKSWMCGGKLVTVPCSRVGHVQKHAHPYLFDVKKDLAFHNSARLAEVWMDEYKQVVFDVNGFPRAP
- the LOC118503101 gene encoding putative polypeptide N-acetylgalactosaminyltransferase 9; translation: MRNAVPLGCVRIAAGQRRRNLLVLVAVTVTLALMVVYLVYDVNLTLTPKRNFLAQASSDDDDSELVRTSSAAVVNHGFAFVYTSIGLDPRLPTPPGDMGQPVMVNLTSEQIDALTQEGIQTQGFNQYFSDLMSVRRRLPEIRDPWCAEPGRFLDNLPKTSIVIVFFNEAWSVVLRTVHSVLDRSPPYLVQEIVLVDDCSTLANLKTQLEEYFHRYAKVRVIRAPARLGLIRARIFGAKHTTSDVITFLDAHVECTVGWLEALLDVVARNSTTIAIPTIDWIDEKSMALVANKSISYIGAYDWDLNFGWWHRSTMKKKYKNMLEPFDTPAMAGGLFSINRAFFERLGWYDEGFDIYGIENIELSMKSWMCGGKMVTVPCSRVAHIQKVGHPYLHNEKKDVVRANSIRLAEVWMDEYKQIIFDIHGIPHYLEEEFGPIEDRKAVRKQADCKDFRYYIKHGFPEMKNPYITGAFRGEIHSDLLGNGTCLEYRPDDNFLGMAPCDGKQRTQYWAHNYYQEINSYRHCLDFTGTSLALFGCHRARGNQAWRVQTDAKQLQSIKHDRCLAVNTLTNVTLTMQECDPQNVAQKWTVTFIELDVSPFS
- the LOC118503102 gene encoding putative polypeptide N-acetylgalactosaminyltransferase 9; the encoded protein is MRNNCRKNFVLVVSVFILLAYVFLTLFYDGGRGRFDNVLKRIALVQQRNMSNRIYPKEEILSTTSPSTPSTTLFKYVYTTLGLDARYPVPPGDLGNSVEVDHNDTDVSKLVADGLIDQGLNQFSSDLMSLRRRLPEYRDPWCREPGRYRSDLPPTSIVIVFYNEAWSVLVRTVHSILDRSPARLVHEIVLVDDFSNLPHLKTQLEEYFASYPKIRIVRAPERLGLIRARMLGGKSTKTDVITFLDAHVEVTVGWLEALIQPVAENWTTITLPTIDWIDENTMKYRDDKAPTFVGAYDWDLNFGWWSRWSLKKQYENKMVPFDTPAMAGGLFTIARKFFDRIGWYDEGFDIYGIENIELSVKSWMCGGKLVTVPCSRVGHIQKTSHPYLAKQPKDVVRANSIRLAEVWMDEYKHIIFDIYGIPKYAEEEFGSVATRKAIRQSANCQSFRYYLTNVFPEMHNPLVAGAFRGEVHNAALGNGSCLTYRHRDNFIGMAPCDHLEKDQFWTHNYYQELNSYRNCIDAVSNVVEVYMCHRLRGNQAWNFLVESRQIESAEHKLCLALNLKTNTTLVLEKCDTTKLNQQWDVSFIDLDVSMLEEH